The proteins below are encoded in one region of Tomitella fengzijianii:
- a CDS encoding alpha-(1->6)-mannopyranosyltransferase A: MNPRPLTSHPSARAPETAAPGQAPAAGAAPTVAERVRQAAAFVVHGPGRMAWPGFLGVVLMVFGGFGSGALRRQDPLLDTVFLSWLRYGHGKIVAGALVYIGLVLMFYSWVRIGRAVRAGGFTPAQLGGLAVAWAVPMLFSVPLFSRDAYSYLAQGALLRDGFDPYDVGPAVNPGPLLDNVSTVWTTTTAPYGPAFILIARGVTMITGDNVVTGTMALRLVMLPGLALLLWAIPRMARNLGGSPAIAMWVAVLNPLVLVHLIGGVHNELLMVALLTAGIVAVLERKHLLGIAVISLAVTVKATAGAALPFMVWIWMRHRREDRERDAEQPRWFPEFLRTAVPSVLVFAAVFAAATLAAGIGVGWMTALSGANKIINWLSLPTASAQLYTVATSWFTGVGLAPVLEIARLIGEAALVVIVVLVVARFRNSVHEAMHGVLYSMIAVVVLSPATLPWYYTWPLAVASGLVVSGRAMSMVAAFSVFTMLIFRPDGSIGMYQWYHVLLAAGCAAVAAIALHREDPLRLRGFLRGQGGAPVAGVARGGDG, from the coding sequence ATGAACCCGCGCCCCCTGACATCGCACCCTTCGGCCCGGGCGCCGGAGACCGCCGCGCCCGGCCAGGCCCCGGCGGCCGGCGCCGCACCCACCGTCGCGGAGCGTGTGCGGCAGGCCGCGGCATTCGTCGTCCACGGCCCCGGACGCATGGCTTGGCCGGGTTTCCTCGGCGTCGTCCTGATGGTGTTCGGCGGATTCGGATCGGGTGCACTGCGCAGGCAGGACCCGCTGCTCGACACGGTCTTCCTCTCCTGGCTGCGCTACGGGCACGGGAAGATCGTCGCCGGTGCGCTCGTCTACATCGGTCTCGTGCTCATGTTCTATTCCTGGGTGCGGATCGGCCGGGCGGTGCGAGCCGGCGGATTCACCCCGGCGCAGCTCGGCGGCCTCGCGGTGGCGTGGGCCGTGCCGATGCTGTTCTCCGTGCCGCTTTTCAGTCGCGACGCGTACTCGTACCTGGCGCAGGGGGCTTTGCTCCGGGACGGCTTCGACCCGTACGACGTGGGCCCTGCGGTCAATCCCGGGCCGCTGCTGGACAACGTCAGCACGGTGTGGACGACGACCACCGCGCCGTACGGGCCCGCGTTCATCCTGATCGCCCGCGGCGTCACCATGATCACCGGCGACAACGTGGTCACCGGGACCATGGCGCTGCGCCTGGTGATGCTGCCCGGCCTTGCGCTGCTGCTGTGGGCGATACCGCGGATGGCGCGCAACCTGGGCGGGTCGCCCGCCATAGCCATGTGGGTGGCCGTCCTGAACCCCTTGGTGCTCGTGCACCTCATCGGCGGGGTGCACAACGAGCTGCTGATGGTCGCGCTGCTCACCGCCGGCATCGTCGCGGTGCTCGAACGCAAGCACCTGCTGGGCATCGCGGTGATCTCCCTCGCCGTCACGGTGAAGGCCACCGCCGGCGCCGCACTGCCGTTCATGGTGTGGATCTGGATGCGACACCGGCGCGAGGACCGCGAGCGCGACGCCGAGCAGCCGCGGTGGTTCCCCGAGTTCCTGCGCACCGCCGTCCCGTCGGTACTGGTGTTCGCCGCCGTGTTCGCGGCGGCCACACTCGCCGCGGGCATCGGGGTGGGCTGGATGACGGCGCTGTCCGGCGCGAACAAGATCATCAACTGGCTTTCCCTGCCGACCGCGAGCGCGCAGCTGTACACCGTCGCCACGTCCTGGTTCACGGGCGTCGGGCTCGCCCCGGTACTGGAGATCGCGCGGCTGATCGGCGAAGCGGCGCTGGTGGTGATCGTCGTGCTGGTCGTCGCCCGCTTCCGCAACTCCGTCCATGAGGCCATGCACGGCGTCCTGTACTCGATGATCGCCGTGGTCGTGCTCTCCCCGGCCACGCTGCCCTGGTACTACACCTGGCCGCTCGCGGTGGCCTCCGGCCTCGTCGTCTCCGGGCGGGCGATGTCGATGGTGGCCGCGTTCAGCGTGTTCACCATGCTGATCTTCCGGCCCGACGGCTCCATCGGGATGTACCAGTGGTACCACGTGCTCCTGGCCGCCGGCTGCGCCGCAGTGGCCGCGATCGCGCTGCACCGCGAGGATCCGCTCCGGCTGCGCGGGTTCCT
- the crtI gene encoding phytoene desaturase family protein yields MRTVVGPSTRIVVVGAGLSGLCAALHLLGAGRQVTVLERDAAPGGRMGVLDGPGYRADSGATVLTMPELIDDALAAVGMTRADASPPLRLTRLTPAYRARFTDGTVFDVHSDPEAMTEEVARVFGAAEAEGYLRLRAWLERMFTAEFDRFLDSSFDSPLDLVGSPGALADLARVTALGGFGRLGPRVARHIRDPRLRRVFTFQSLYAGLAPRQALAVYGAIPHMDTSLGVYFPQGGMHAVSRTLADAVIRAGGAIEYCAQARSVDIADGRAHAVLTSDGRIHDCDALVMTPDLPVTDALLASAGAPRHHALAGGRFRRTRWSPSAVVLHGTIPRGTAGPVADAWDRPHHHTIDFGGAWEETFAQICARPGRGSLMADPSFLLTRPGLTDPGLDAETAAGPRELMSVLAPCPNLHSAPLPWDELGPSYAGDILAVLERRGYTGISDPARGLRVDHVFTPATWAAQGMGAGSPFSAAHTFRQTGPFRRPNLVRGLENTVLAGCGTNPGVGVPTALISGRLAAERIIGGSSRRRMHPEGAEDRSGNVSRSRPSAPDPAPGGTQGADQR; encoded by the coding sequence ATGCGCACCGTCGTCGGCCCGTCCACCCGGATCGTGGTGGTCGGAGCCGGGCTGTCCGGGTTGTGCGCGGCGCTGCACCTGCTCGGCGCGGGACGGCAGGTCACCGTCCTCGAGCGCGACGCCGCGCCCGGCGGCCGGATGGGGGTCCTCGACGGCCCCGGCTACCGCGCCGATTCCGGCGCCACCGTGCTCACGATGCCCGAGCTGATCGACGACGCGCTCGCCGCCGTCGGAATGACACGCGCCGACGCCTCACCACCACTGCGCCTGACCCGCCTCACCCCCGCCTACCGCGCCCGTTTCACCGACGGGACGGTCTTCGACGTGCACAGCGACCCCGAGGCGATGACGGAGGAGGTCGCCCGCGTGTTCGGCGCCGCCGAGGCCGAGGGCTACCTCCGGCTGCGCGCGTGGCTCGAGCGCATGTTCACCGCGGAGTTCGACCGCTTCCTCGACTCCTCCTTCGACTCCCCCCTGGACCTCGTCGGCTCGCCCGGTGCGCTCGCGGACCTGGCCCGGGTGACGGCGCTCGGCGGGTTCGGCCGGCTGGGCCCACGCGTCGCCCGCCACATCCGCGACCCGCGCCTGCGGAGGGTGTTCACCTTCCAGTCGCTGTACGCCGGTCTCGCCCCCCGCCAGGCGTTGGCGGTGTACGGCGCGATCCCGCACATGGACACCTCGCTGGGCGTGTACTTCCCCCAGGGCGGCATGCACGCGGTGTCACGGACGCTCGCCGACGCCGTCATCCGAGCGGGCGGGGCCATCGAGTACTGCGCACAGGCACGCTCGGTGGACATCGCGGACGGCCGCGCCCACGCGGTGCTCACCTCCGACGGCCGCATCCATGACTGCGACGCACTGGTGATGACACCGGACCTGCCGGTGACCGACGCGCTGCTCGCCTCCGCGGGGGCGCCGCGCCACCACGCGCTCGCCGGCGGGCGGTTCCGCCGGACGCGCTGGTCGCCGTCGGCCGTGGTGCTGCACGGCACGATCCCCCGCGGCACCGCCGGTCCGGTCGCCGACGCCTGGGACCGCCCGCACCATCACACGATCGACTTCGGCGGCGCGTGGGAGGAGACGTTCGCGCAGATTTGCGCGCGCCCCGGACGCGGTTCGCTGATGGCCGACCCGTCCTTCCTGCTGACCAGGCCGGGGCTGACCGACCCCGGCCTGGACGCGGAAACCGCCGCCGGCCCCCGGGAGCTGATGTCGGTCCTGGCGCCGTGCCCCAACCTGCACAGCGCACCTCTGCCGTGGGACGAGCTGGGACCGTCGTACGCCGGCGACATCCTCGCCGTCCTCGAGCGGCGCGGGTACACCGGCATCTCCGATCCGGCCCGCGGGCTGCGCGTGGACCATGTGTTCACCCCTGCCACCTGGGCGGCACAGGGAATGGGCGCGGGCAGCCCGTTCTCCGCGGCGCACACCTTCCGGCAGACCGGACCGTTCCGGCGCCCCAACCTGGTGCGCGGGCTCGAGAACACCGTGCTCGCCGGATGCGGCACCAACCCCGGGGTGGGCGTGCCCACGGCGCTCATCTCCGGGCGCCTGGCGGCCGAGAGGATCATCGGCGGCTCGTCGCGCCGCCGGATGCACCCGGAAGGCGCCGAAGACCGCTCCGGTAATGTGAGCCGCTCACGTCCATCCGCCCCGGACCCCGCACCGGGGGGCACACAGGGGGCTGATCAGCGCTGA